The nucleotide window TGCGCATCTATATCGGCTCTGAAAACCAGCTGTTTTCCCTATCCGGCTCGTCGGTCATCGTCTCTCCCTATCGCGACGCCAACCAGAAGATCGTCGGCGTGCTCGGCGTCATCGGGCCGACGCGGCTCAACTATGCCCGCATCGTGCCAATGGTCGATTATACGGCGCGCGTGCTCAGCAGCATGCTGTCGGATCCGGCAAGGCGGTTTGAAACCAACGAGTGACTGCGCAATCAGGCCAATAATGGGGCCTTTATCCAACTCTTTCCCGCAGAGCTCTTGATTTTTTTGTCAGAAAGCTCGATATCCGGGGCAACCTTATGGATCGCACCGATACCGCTCATATTGACTGATGAGCGACCAAGCAAAATAGAGGCTGATAAATGTCTGACGAAACCCGTAACTCCGAAGCTGTCGTAGACCCGCTTGCCGAGGCTCCGGCTGAAGAGGTTTCCCAAGCGGAGCCTTATCTGAACCCGCTGGAGGCGGCAGAGCTTCGCATCGCGGAAATGGAAAAAGAAGCGTCCGAAATGAAAGACCATCTGCTGCGCACCGTTGCCGAGATGGAAAACCTGCGGCGTCGCACCGAGAAGGAAATCAGCGACGCCAAGCAGTATTCCGTTACCAGCTTCGCGCGCGACATGCTGGCGGTGGCCGACAACCTGCGCCGTGGTCTTGAAGTGATCCCGGACGAGGAAAAGACCGCAGCGGACGGCACACTGAAGGCGCTGCTCGAAGGCACCGAGATGACCGAACGGGAAATGCTCAAGACGCTTGAGAAGCATGGCGTCAAGAAGCTCGATCCGGAAGGCGAGAAATTCGACCCGAACTATCATCAGGCGATGTTTGAAGTGCCCAACCCGAATGTTCCGAACAACACGGTGATTCAGGTGATGCAGGCTGGCTATGTCATTGGCACCCGCGTTCTGCGCCCTGCGATGGTAGGGGTTGCCAAAGGTGGCCCGAAAATCACGCCGCAAGCTACTGACGATGCAGCCGGAGGCAGTAGATCTTCCGAAAGCGAAGGGCTCGACCGCAGCATCTGAGACGGCCTATGTCGTTGACAATTCCCTTTACGGAAAGGGAAGGAAAACCGACTTTCTGACACGTTTATCGCCCGGATCGTTCCGGGCGATTTTTTTCGCCTTGGCGTCCGTATCCGAAAAGCCCAATATTTCAAGTGATTGAGCAGGGTACCAGCGCACAATTCTCAACACTTCTCATCACGGAAAGGGAATGATCTAGCCAGTGAAAACGGGTCACAATCTTCCCCTTACGGAAAGTGCGCATGCCAAAAGTATGAGTGGTTTTTCCAAACTGCGCTGTTTCGTCGCATAGGTCCAGCACGCATAGAAACGCCAAAATGACCTCGATCAAAGTGCGCGCGATGTGCGCAGTCTAGATTGATTGTAACCTTGTGGTTCGGGCTTGCCAGTGCGTCTCTCTCCTCCCCTCGACGTTCCTCTGCTGGTGCTACGCCCATGGATCACATTCTCAAGGAGGCTCCAGCTTGGGGGTCTCCTTTTTTCTTTGCGATCCTCATGATAGGTTTGCAGCGGGCAATCAGACTGCCGGGCGGTGATCCTGCGTTCTCAATGCCTGCAGCAGCCAGGCGCGCAACTGGATTGCGGCGGGCGACCGATGCCCCCGATGCCGGATCAGATGGTAACTCTGACCTGTGGCAACAGGCGTTTCGGCAAGCGGCACGAGAGACTGGTCCGCAAGAGAAGAGGCGGCCAGCGCTATGTGAGCCATGGCAATTCCACGTCCCTGCCGGGCAGCCTCCAGCAGCAGCCAGTGATTGGGATAGCGTGGCCCGGCTGTCCAGTCGAGTGTTGTGGGCTTTGCCGCCGCGCTGGTCTGAAGCTGGCTCCATTGTTGCCAGTCCCCTTCCCACAGGCCATCGTGCAGCAGGGTGACCGAGGTCCAGTCAGCCAGCGACTGCAACCCCAGAAGATCGCGATATTGCTCGGTACAGACCGGCATGATTGTGTCCTCGAACAGCAGTTCGGACAGCAAACCGCTCTTCTCGGTGGGTGCAAGGGCAATAATCAGATCGCTATCTTGTTCCCTTTCAAAATGGCCATGCCTGTTTTCGGTTTCCACATGCACTGTCACGCCGGGGTTGACGGTCTGGAATTCGGCCAGATGCGGGCCAAGCCAGCCATCGGCGAAGGCCTTGGGCGCTGATATCGTTACGGAAACGGTCTGATCTTCCTGCGCCGCCGGGGGTAGCAGACGAGCGATGTCGTCCAGCAGCCGGGTTGCCTCGGGCAGAAGCCTTTCGGCACGGGGTGTCAGTGCAACACCGTTGGAATGACGCTCGAACAGGGCTTCACCCAGCCAGCTCTCCATGCCCTTGACATGCTGGCTGACGGCGGTGGCGGTGACGTCGAGCTCAACGGCCGCCCGCGCGAATGATCCGTTTCTGGCTGCCGCTTCAAATGCCTTGAGGGCACTGAAAGGGGGAAGTTTTCTTGGCACAATGGTCCTCGAGACTGCTGCGCTGTCCTTGTCATGCTGTCTTCCCCTGTTTTACAGGACACAGGAGGATTCACAAGCGGGGATTGGAAACGGTTGCCCGGAAAATCTGCCGATAGCCTGAACAGAGTCTGACCAGAGGCGGCCCCACCCATAAAAAGGCCCCGAAAGCACGAGGCTTCCGGGGCTTCCAGGAATAGGGGTTTTCATTCAGTCTTTGGCTGTTTTTGTTTATTTGGCTTCGCCCTCGGCTGCTGCCAGCAATGTTGCGTTGCCACCGGCTGCGGTGGTGTCAACACAGACATGGCGTTCGAGGCTGAAACGGAATGGATTGGCTTCCGTGATCAGAGGCAGAAGTGCCCCATCCCGCTTGGCCAGTCCCTTGCGAACCTTGCGCAGGGTGTCGTTGTCGGCCATGTAGGCAATGGCATCGACCCCTTCCAGTTTACCCATGGCTTCCGGATCCAGAATGCCTTCAAGGCCGATGATCGGAGCACCACTCTGGGAGAGTTTGGCTGCCATGACCTTGGCACCCGGACCCACGTGTACAACGCCGTTGCCAGCCACCAGAGCCGCGACGGCCTGCAGAAGCGCCATCTGTTCGGTTGCTCCGGCGACCAGAACCACACCGCGCGGCGCAAAGGTCAGGCGGTTGGATTCACCTGTTGGTCCAGACATCTCCCGCGGGCTCATGTCGCGGCGCAGGAAGCTATCGAAGGATACCGGCAGGTTGTAGGCGCTCTTGAGCGCGGCAAAGCGGAATTCCTTGCCCGCCCACGCCTTGCGTCTGGTCTTGTCGGCCCGGATCTGGTGAATGGCATATTGCACCTCGGTCACCGGAGCGGCTTCTCCTTCCGGTACGGCAGGTTCCTCATGCTTGTTGGGCAGGTAGAAGCGTTCTACATAGTTGGGACCGCCCGCTTTCGGGCCGGTGCCGGAGAGCCCTTCGCCACCGAATGGCTGGGAGGCAACGACGGCGCCGATCTGGTTGCGGTTGATATAGGCGTTGCCGACCTTGATCTGGTCGATCACTTCCTGCACGCGGTTGTCCATGCGAGTGTGCAGGCCGAATGTCAGGCCGAAGTCCTTGGCGTTGATGGCCGCGATGACATCATTGAGTTTGCCTGCCTTGAATTTGGCAACATGCAGAACCGGGCCGAAGATTTCCTCTTCCAGTTCTTCGATGCCGCTGAGCTCGATGATGGTCGGAGCACAGAAGACGCCCTTCTTCGGCGTGGTCAGCTGCTTGATCAGCCGGCCCTTGCCGCGCATCTTGTCGCAATGATTGTCGATGCCGGCCTTGGCGGCTTCGTCGATCACCGGACCGATATCGGTCGACCAGTCCCACGGATTGCCAAGCGAAAGCTGATCGACAGCCCCCTGCAGCATGGTCATGACATGATCATAGATATCTTCCTGAACATACAGCATGCGCAGGGCAGAACAGCGCTGTCCTGCCGACTGGAACGCAGACGAAACGACATCCTTGACCGCCTGTTCCGGCAGCGCCGTCGAGTCGACGATCATGGCGTTCAGGCCACCGGTTTCGGCAATCAGCGGGGCGCTCGGATCAAGCGTCTCTGCCATGGCGCGGTTGATGGTCTGGGCGGTATCGGTGGAACCGGTGAAGCAGACGCCAGCGATGCGCGGATCAGAGGTGATCGGCGTGCCGACAACGGAGCCGCTGCCGGGCAGCAGCTGGATGGCGCCCTTGGGAACGCCAGCCTCATGCATCAGCTGGACCGCGCGGAAGGCCATGATACCGGTCGGGCCAGCCGGTTTGGCGATGACCGCGTTGCCAGCAGCGAGCGCGGCGAAGATCTGGCCGGAGAAAATGGCCAGCGGGAAGTTCCACGGCGAAATGCAGGCGATGGTGCCGCGTGCCGTTCGGCCGTTCCTGGCTTCCTTTTCGATCCGCTCGGCTTCGGCGGCATAGTAATAGGCAAAGTCAACCGCTTCACGCACCTCACCGATGGCGTCCGTCATCACCTTGCCAGCCTCACGGGCGGCAATGGCGAAAAGTTCCGGCGCATTGGCTTCATACAGCTCACCCACTTTGGTGAGAATGGCAGAGCGTTCGGCAGCCGGTTTGGCAGACCATTCGGCAAAGCCTTTCTCGCTGGCGGCGAGGGCCTTTTCGACATCGGCCGGAGCAGCCTTGACGAGCGTGCCGATCTGTTCGTCACGATCCGCCGGATTATGGACCGGCACGGCTGCTTCCTTGGACTCGTAGCCGGCGATGAGCGGTGTCACGTCCCAGATGCAGGACTTGAACTTGTTGCGCTCGGCGTCGATGGCGGCAATGGTCAGCGGATCGGTGTGATCCCAGCCGGTGGAGTTGCGGCGTATGCCCTTGAAGATATCTTTCGGCTTGGCCAGGAACGGGTTCTCGATGGCGTCGCCCAGCTCGCGCACCTTGGCAAACGGATCCCCGGCGATTTCTTCCGGCGAGATGTCGATGTCGACAATCTGGTTGACGAAGGAGGAGTTTGAGCCGTTTTCCAGCAGGCGGCGGACCAGATAGGCCAGCAGATCGGAATGGGCACCGACCGGCGCATAGATGCGGCAGGCGACCTTTTCCTGCTTGACGAGGGTGTCATGCAAAGCATCGCCCATGCCATGCAGGCGCTGGAGCTCGTAGGAACCCTTGCCAACGCGGGCTGAGACGGCCATTTCCATCACGGCGGTTGCCGTGTGGGCGTTGTGCGAGGCGAACTGCGGATAGATGTGGTCAGTCATGTCGAACAGACGGCGGGCGTTCGACAGATAGGAAACGTCGGAGTTCACCTTGCGGGTGAAGACCGGGAAGCCTTCCAGACCCATAACCTGGGCGCGCTTGATTTCGCTGTCCCAGTAAGCGCCCTTGACGAGGCGGATCGTGATCTTGCGATCAAGCTTCCTGGACAGCATGTAGAGCCAGTCGATGACGAAGGAGGCGCGATGACCGAAGGCCTGCACGACCACGCCAAAACCGTCCCAGCCTTCAAGGGCCGGATTGGACAGAACTGCCTCGATGACATCGAGCGACAGATCAAGGCGATCCATTTCCTCGGCGTCGATGGTGAAATTCATGTTCGCCGAGCGGGCAAGCAGGGCCAGACCGAAGGTGCGCGACACCAGCTCGGACATCACGCGGGCCTTCTTGCCTTCTTCATAGCGTGGATGCAGGGCGGAAAGCTTGACCGACAGGCCGGGGTTCTTGTGCACCGATGGCGACTTGCAGTAGGGGGCCAGCGTGGCGATGGCCTTGGAATAGGCCAGATGATACTTGATGCCGTCCGCTTCGGTGCGGGCTGCCTCGCCAAGCATGTCATAGGAATAGGTGAAACCCTTGGCTTCGTAATGCTTGCCGCGCTCGATGGCCTTCTCAATGGTGGTACCCAGCACGAACTGGCGGCCCAGCTCCTTCATGGCCTGACCGACGGCGGTGCGGATCACCGGCTCGCCAAGACGCTTGACCATGGAGCGCATGGAGGCGGCGAGGCCTTCCTCTTCCTTTTCCTTCAGGATGCTACCGGTCAGCATCAGGCCCCAGGTGGAGGCATTGATGAGCGAAGAGGTGGACTGACCCAGATGCTGGCCCCATTCGCTGGGGGTGATCTTGTCGGATATCAGCGCATCGATGGTCTCGGCATCGGGTACGCGCAGCAGCGCTTCGGACAGGCACATCAGCGCCACGCCCTCACGGGTCGACAGGCCATATTCGGCGAGGAAGTTTTCCATCATCGATGGCTTGGTGGTGGTGCGGATGGTGCGGATGAGGTCGGCCGCGCGCTGGGAAATGCGCAGGCTCATGCGTTCATCCATGTGGGCTTCTTCGATCAACCGGCGGACGTTGCTGGCTTCGTCGGCCAGATAGTGCTCGCGAATGACCTGACGCAGCTCGGCTAGGCGGGCGTCCAGATCGGTGCGTGAGTCAAAAGACTGCTGATCCATAGGGCTCTCCTGGAAAGTGAGATCCTGACGGTTGTGATGGGCGCTCTGATCTGCTTTTGACGCAGTTTCATTGTCAGATGCTGCAACCGGCAGGCTGTGTGATTGTGACTTATTATCGCTCAAGAATAGCTGAAATCGACTAGGCAGAGTGACCATAGTTCTGATAGATTTAGGATATTCGCACGATTATTTTGGCTGAATTTTTGCAAATTCTCTACGAACTGGGTATCTGATGGACAATTTGGATAAGATAGACCGAAATATCCTTGCAATTCTCGCAGATGACGGTCGCATCACTGTGACCGAGCTGGCGAAAAAGGTCGGTTTGTCCAAGACACCGTGCCAGATCCGCATGCGCAGACTGGAGGAGGGGGGCTTCATCCGGGGCTATGGCGCCATTCTCGATCCGGAGAAGCTCGGCGAGGGCCATATCGCCTTTGTGCAGGTGACCCTCAGTGACACCCGCTCGGAGGCGCTCAATGCCTTCAACGAGGCCACGCGCCATATCCGCGAGATCGAACAATGCCACATGATTGCATCGAATTTCGACTATCTCCTGAAGATCCGAACCCGCGACATGAGCAACTATCGCAAGGTACTGGGCGAAAAGATCTCCGCTCTTCCCTATGTCTCCCACACCTCCACCTTCGTGGTGATGGAAAGCGTTAAGGATAGGGGGTAACTGCTCCTTAAAGTTGATTTGATAGGAAAAGCAATCATGGATTTCCTATTGATTGCTTTGGTATGTTCAATAAATACAATTATATTGATCCAGATGAGCCACTTGTCAGGCGCAATCTGATGCTCAGTTCGGGTAGCAAACGCTTTCTTGCTCTTTGCTGCGCTCTTTGTCTGTTATCTTTGTACTTAAAAATTGACCCTCACGAGGGATTCAAACCAGCACTTTTATATTGGTTTTTCAGGCCGTTTTTAGTAGTAATCACGTCGTATATGACCATTAAAAGCTTTAGCAATTTTAATCGGCTTGAACTGAAGGAGGAAGGTTTTTCCATTCCTGAATTCTTGGGCCGAACACACTTCAAATGGGAACAAGTGTCCAGGTTCAAGATTGCGACGCAAACACAAAAGTCTTCAGAGCGATTGCAGAGGTTTCTTCTCTGGTGCCATATAAAGGTTCGAACCGAAAGTATTTCATTTCGACGGTTGACCACCCCATACAATAGGTTTTCGATCAGCAACAACTACAACATTCAGGGCGTGGACTTGGTTGACCTTCTGAACAAATATCGGGATGCGCGCCTTGCCAGCCTCGGGTTGACGGAGCAAAATCTGAAACCAGCGCACGGAATTCCAAATCCCATGTCAGCAGGCAACGCCATCTTGATCGTGTTTGGAATCCTTTTGCCAGCCTTCATGATCATGCTGCAGATTGCTTATCGCCATCTATATCAATGATAGACAAATTTGGCTTTCACTGTACGGTCGCCTCAAGGCACCAGAACCGACAGCTCCCTGGCGTGCAGTTCGATGGTGATTTCGTCGGGCAGGTCATAGAGTTCGCCATCGCGGACGCATTGTGAGCCATGTGGCTTTTCATGCACCGTCAGCTTGACGCGTTTGGCCGTCTGGATATCCAGATCGGGATTGTTCGGCGTCTGCCCGATCAGCAGGTCGGCGCCGAGCACCAGCGCCTTCTGCCAGGTGAGCTTGCCCGCCATATAGACACCCAGCTCGCCGCCATCGAGTTTCTCGGCATAGGGCGGGGCGGTGGAGCCAAACAGATTGTTCGAAACAGACAGGGCACTCAACTGACGCTCGATGCGCCTGCCGTCGAGTTCGATGGTCACGCCACAGGTCGGCATGTGAGCGATGGTTTCCCAGAAGGCCCGCGCGCTGGCCAGCATCTTGGTGACGCGCGATTGATAGGGAAGACTGTTTCGCTTCCGGATCATTCGCGGGTGAAGGCCGACTGAAAACTGATGGACAAAGGGGTCGCCATTGGCTGTGGCGATGTCGCTGTTCCTTATCCGACCGTTGGCAAGGGCGTTGATCGCCAACTCGACATCGAGCGGGATGTTGAGGGCGCGGGCATAGAGATTCATCGTGCCACCGGGCAAGACGGCCAGCGTCTTGCCGTTGCGCCATGCGGTGTCGGCAGCAGCCGAAACAGTGCCGTCGCCCCCGCCAGCCAACAGGATGTCGAAATCGCCCGCCTCGGTATGCTCCTTCATGCCAGCGATGAGCTCGGCCCCGCCGCCGGTGTAGACCGTCAGGTCGTAGCCCTTCTGCCCGAAGGCCCTTTCCAACATGTCCTGCACCCTGTCGAGTTCAAGCATCTGGAAGGTGCCACTGCCGGTGTTGAGAAAGGCGGCAATGCGCCGGGATGGATCCGTTTCACTCATGCACTCAATGTCTCCATACTCCATGCCCGCCTGATGGATCAAACGGCACCATAGTCTTCGTTGTCCTGCTTCACCGCATTGAAGAAATCGAGCAGCAGATCATAATCGGCGGCGCTGACACGGCTCCAGTTGGGAATGAAGGGCACTTCCATCGGATTGTCCATATAGGCGGCACCGGCTTCGACGATGTTGGCGGCAAACAGCTCGCAACTGCGCTCTTCCACGTGGCGATCGGTGTGCAGGCCGTTCATCATGGCGTCATTGTAATAGGTCTCTACCATGTCCAGCGACAGGCGCAGATAGGTCGCCTTGAGGGTACGGAAAAACTCGCCCGAGAAGATCACGCCATCAATCGCCAGCTTGCGATAGAGCGCCTTGGCGATGTCGGTCGACATGCGCGACAGGCCCGCCGAGGCGTCTTCCTCGGACAGGGGCTGGTGCTTGTGATCATAGATATCGGCGATTTCCACCTGACAGACCGCCTTGGAGGAGAAATTGCGGTGTACCTCGGACAGAACGCCGATTTCCAGCCCCCAGTCGGACGGAATGCGCATGTCCGGCAGCATGTAGGTGCGCATGGCAAATTCACCGGCCAACGGGTAGCGGAAGGCCTGCAGATATTCCAGATATTCGTTGTTGCCGATCAGCTTGCGCAGCGCCAGCAGCAGCGGCGTGATGAACAGCCGGGTGACACGGCCATTGAGCTTGCCATCGGCGATGCGGGGATAAAAGCCCTTGCAGAACTGGTAGGAGAAGTTGGGACTGGCCACCGGATAGACCAGCCGGGCCAGCATTTCCTTGTTGTAGGTGATGATGTCGCAATCATGCAGCGCCACCACATCGCTGTTCTTGGCCGACAGGACATAGCCCATGCAATACCAGACATTGCGCCCCTTGCCGGGTTCGGTTGGCGCAAGGCCCAATGCCTTCAGCCGGGCATCGATGGCCTTCAGGCGCGGGCCGTCATTCCACAGCACCACATGGTCCTGCGGCAGGCGGGCGAAATATTGCTTGGCAAAGCGATATTGCGCTTCATCAGCGCGATCCAGCCCGATCACGATCTGGTTGATGAATTTGGCCTTGCTCAGTTCATCAAGGATATTGGCAAGGGCTGGCTGTTCGAGCTCGGAGAATAGGGAAGGCAGAATCAGCGTTATTTTTCGGTTCTGGGCGTATTGTTCCAGAATGCGTTCCATATTCTCCGCCGATGCGGTTGGAAAATGATGCAGGGTCGCAACCTTGCCATTCTGATGAAAATCTCCCATGAGAGGCTCCCTTCCTTGAAAATGATCGCTTAAGCCAGCTCTTGCTGGCCAATAAATTTCAATATCGATTCATTCCAGCCCACGGGGCCAGCTTCTATAGTGCGGATGATACGGCCGTCATCCTCTCCCGCCAGATGGGGCAGGGGGCTGCCTGCAGGGTTGCTGATGATGACCCCGATATCCGCGGCTTCCAGCATTTCTATGTCATTGGCCGCATCGCCAAGCGCGATGGCCGTCACCGCACCCGGTTCCTGGGAAAAGTCCGCCACCAGCCGGGCCATCTGATCCGCCTTGGTGGCCCCGAAAGACAGCGTGTAGTAGCGTCCACCCTGTCGCGCCTTCAGCCCCTTTGTTTCAATATAGGTTTCAAACTGCCGTTTCTCATTGTCAGCACCGGTAAAAACACCCGGCTCGGAGAACAGACGTCGACCGGCCAGCGCCGCCTTGTCCATCGGCAAGCCAGTGCGG belongs to uncultured Cohaesibacter sp. and includes:
- a CDS encoding glycosyl transferase; its protein translation is MGDFHQNGKVATLHHFPTASAENMERILEQYAQNRKITLILPSLFSELEQPALANILDELSKAKFINQIVIGLDRADEAQYRFAKQYFARLPQDHVVLWNDGPRLKAIDARLKALGLAPTEPGKGRNVWYCMGYVLSAKNSDVVALHDCDIITYNKEMLARLVYPVASPNFSYQFCKGFYPRIADGKLNGRVTRLFITPLLLALRKLIGNNEYLEYLQAFRYPLAGEFAMRTYMLPDMRIPSDWGLEIGVLSEVHRNFSSKAVCQVEIADIYDHKHQPLSEEDASAGLSRMSTDIAKALYRKLAIDGVIFSGEFFRTLKATYLRLSLDMVETYYNDAMMNGLHTDRHVEERSCELFAANIVEAGAAYMDNPMEVPFIPNWSRVSAADYDLLLDFFNAVKQDNEDYGAV
- a CDS encoding HAD-IIB family hydrolase translates to MSFVIFTDLDGTLLDHASYSYAPARPALAQLHKRAIPLILASSKTAFEIAPLRAELGFAHCPAIVENGAGLLPAGADPESLVSADSDYQRIRVILEGMPADLRRLFAGFGDWSVEEIATRTGLPMDKAALAGRRLFSEPGVFTGADNEKRQFETYIETKGLKARQGGRYYTLSFGATKADQMARLVADFSQEPGAVTAIALGDAANDIEMLEAADIGVIISNPAGSPLPHLAGEDDGRIIRTIEAGPVGWNESILKFIGQQELA
- a CDS encoding winged helix-turn-helix transcriptional regulator — translated: MDNLDKIDRNILAILADDGRITVTELAKKVGLSKTPCQIRMRRLEEGGFIRGYGAILDPEKLGEGHIAFVQVTLSDTRSEALNAFNEATRHIREIEQCHMIASNFDYLLKIRTRDMSNYRKVLGEKISALPYVSHTSTFVVMESVKDRG
- a CDS encoding LysR substrate-binding domain-containing protein; amino-acid sequence: MPRKLPPFSALKAFEAAARNGSFARAAVELDVTATAVSQHVKGMESWLGEALFERHSNGVALTPRAERLLPEATRLLDDIARLLPPAAQEDQTVSVTISAPKAFADGWLGPHLAEFQTVNPGVTVHVETENRHGHFEREQDSDLIIALAPTEKSGLLSELLFEDTIMPVCTEQYRDLLGLQSLADWTSVTLLHDGLWEGDWQQWSQLQTSAAAKPTTLDWTAGPRYPNHWLLLEAARQGRGIAMAHIALAASSLADQSLVPLAETPVATGQSYHLIRHRGHRSPAAIQLRAWLLQALRTQDHRPAV
- a CDS encoding diacylglycerol kinase family protein, producing MSETDPSRRIAAFLNTGSGTFQMLELDRVQDMLERAFGQKGYDLTVYTGGGAELIAGMKEHTEAGDFDILLAGGGDGTVSAAADTAWRNGKTLAVLPGGTMNLYARALNIPLDVELAINALANGRIRNSDIATANGDPFVHQFSVGLHPRMIRKRNSLPYQSRVTKMLASARAFWETIAHMPTCGVTIELDGRRIERQLSALSVSNNLFGSTAPPYAEKLDGGELGVYMAGKLTWQKALVLGADLLIGQTPNNPDLDIQTAKRVKLTVHEKPHGSQCVRDGELYDLPDEITIELHARELSVLVP
- the grpE gene encoding nucleotide exchange factor GrpE, with product MSDETRNSEAVVDPLAEAPAEEVSQAEPYLNPLEAAELRIAEMEKEASEMKDHLLRTVAEMENLRRRTEKEISDAKQYSVTSFARDMLAVADNLRRGLEVIPDEEKTAADGTLKALLEGTEMTEREMLKTLEKHGVKKLDPEGEKFDPNYHQAMFEVPNPNVPNNTVIQVMQAGYVIGTRVLRPAMVGVAKGGPKITPQATDDAAGGSRSSESEGLDRSI
- the putA gene encoding bifunctional proline dehydrogenase/L-glutamate gamma-semialdehyde dehydrogenase PutA, whose protein sequence is MDQQSFDSRTDLDARLAELRQVIREHYLADEASNVRRLIEEAHMDERMSLRISQRAADLIRTIRTTTKPSMMENFLAEYGLSTREGVALMCLSEALLRVPDAETIDALISDKITPSEWGQHLGQSTSSLINASTWGLMLTGSILKEKEEEGLAASMRSMVKRLGEPVIRTAVGQAMKELGRQFVLGTTIEKAIERGKHYEAKGFTYSYDMLGEAARTEADGIKYHLAYSKAIATLAPYCKSPSVHKNPGLSVKLSALHPRYEEGKKARVMSELVSRTFGLALLARSANMNFTIDAEEMDRLDLSLDVIEAVLSNPALEGWDGFGVVVQAFGHRASFVIDWLYMLSRKLDRKITIRLVKGAYWDSEIKRAQVMGLEGFPVFTRKVNSDVSYLSNARRLFDMTDHIYPQFASHNAHTATAVMEMAVSARVGKGSYELQRLHGMGDALHDTLVKQEKVACRIYAPVGAHSDLLAYLVRRLLENGSNSSFVNQIVDIDISPEEIAGDPFAKVRELGDAIENPFLAKPKDIFKGIRRNSTGWDHTDPLTIAAIDAERNKFKSCIWDVTPLIAGYESKEAAVPVHNPADRDEQIGTLVKAAPADVEKALAASEKGFAEWSAKPAAERSAILTKVGELYEANAPELFAIAAREAGKVMTDAIGEVREAVDFAYYYAAEAERIEKEARNGRTARGTIACISPWNFPLAIFSGQIFAALAAGNAVIAKPAGPTGIMAFRAVQLMHEAGVPKGAIQLLPGSGSVVGTPITSDPRIAGVCFTGSTDTAQTINRAMAETLDPSAPLIAETGGLNAMIVDSTALPEQAVKDVVSSAFQSAGQRCSALRMLYVQEDIYDHVMTMLQGAVDQLSLGNPWDWSTDIGPVIDEAAKAGIDNHCDKMRGKGRLIKQLTTPKKGVFCAPTIIELSGIEELEEEIFGPVLHVAKFKAGKLNDVIAAINAKDFGLTFGLHTRMDNRVQEVIDQIKVGNAYINRNQIGAVVASQPFGGEGLSGTGPKAGGPNYVERFYLPNKHEEPAVPEGEAAPVTEVQYAIHQIRADKTRRKAWAGKEFRFAALKSAYNLPVSFDSFLRRDMSPREMSGPTGESNRLTFAPRGVVLVAGATEQMALLQAVAALVAGNGVVHVGPGAKVMAAKLSQSGAPIIGLEGILDPEAMGKLEGVDAIAYMADNDTLRKVRKGLAKRDGALLPLITEANPFRFSLERHVCVDTTAAGGNATLLAAAEGEAK